The following proteins are co-located in the Candidatus Woesearchaeota archaeon genome:
- a CDS encoding cold shock domain-containing protein, which translates to MEGSVKWFNRTKGYGFVQGEDGNEYFVHKTGLAKGTFIRDNDRVSFDPAEGEKGKQAQNVVLLQKGSEIAQSAKPAASEPEESDESTEDNSDESTEEESDESTEENSE; encoded by the coding sequence ATGGAAGGAAGTGTTAAGTGGTTCAATAGGACCAAAGGATATGGTTTTGTACAAGGAGAAGACGGCAACGAGTATTTTGTGCATAAGACAGGACTGGCAAAGGGCACATTCATAAGAGATAATGACCGTGTATCCTTTGATCCTGCAGAAGGTGAGAAAGGAAAACAGGCACAGAATGTCGTGCTGCTCCAGAAAGGAAGCGAGATAGCACAGTCAGCTAAACCTGCTGCATCAGAGCCTGAAGAATCTGATGAGTCTACAGAAGATAATTCTGATGAGTCTACAGAAGAAGAATCTGATGAGTCTACAGAAGAAAATTCTGAATAA
- a CDS encoding right-handed parallel beta-helix repeat-containing protein, which yields MKKGFLIVFLLFPVFSCALCEPPSSGNWLINESVECNDTDIILRGDLTVNSTLILRNTTLQMNSSSNGQFRITVLNNSELYILNDSVIESNTSARYEFLVLEGSHIEIIDSRISDAGYANANTRFGLEVYSDNNLFLNSDFINNYMGLTFIGANNNTVDNCTIAYSGAVGLQMLYDNSQNRIYNNDIYNYSDPAYGYGIDMEFNTSNNNFSSNNIYNFKYGVFFYSQCNDNTFNNNEIHHNEEGLHIESSEGNQFFKDTISYNEDPNAVIFQSDNTYFEGCGFYNDTNPYVFDRTNIQVVSSNNTIFNSSHIGSHLPNTIAYLLDVETSPVTYFYDSTFFSTQYYAWFTGNSDIFFINGSIPTTSSAVWFGDDFSTMYRQYYLDVQANYSDNYPADSTNINITDSFDSLAHQGVTDSQGQLSDVALTYFTINHSSGYTNYNYAYYSPYTIFASNGINAGNDTIGLAGNNQSFITLYDITPPSITLIHPINLLTDIRNISFRFSVNDTSSIKNCSLYINSTYQSSIQDPATQTTLTINQSLGLGAYNWSIYCIDGYNNSAWSSTAFFNITDQDSDLIIWDDSSSATYPNTQIHFYADYSNLSDGSSINDSIGECRILFADLDGTMAYDNISLIYGFNRSFPAEGDYRYDIECNSTIFFPRSLSGDLTVNKEPVVEGSGSRGGSSPLMMKGGTGSDSTTGSYFDLSDSTAKQGSFFRINFNGITYHLSLLRTDGVSAFFILEDERFSIEKGDSLAYDIDMDSEEDIIIELVDIVGDEVILRITPGTGEMDKDQRIAEPAQPGKTPQGKVGTGVVDVPLPGPVPEKDPLMAIIGIAVIFLLTGSVGYYLLFVKKIV from the coding sequence ATGAAAAAAGGGTTTTTGATAGTCTTCTTGCTGTTTCCTGTTTTTTCCTGTGCGCTCTGTGAACCTCCATCTTCCGGCAATTGGCTGATAAATGAGTCAGTGGAATGCAACGACACTGACATCATCCTCAGAGGCGATCTGACTGTCAACAGCACACTGATACTGAGGAACACAACTCTGCAGATGAATTCATCATCGAACGGCCAGTTCAGGATAACTGTGCTCAACAACTCAGAGCTCTACATACTCAATGATTCAGTCATAGAATCCAACACATCAGCAAGATATGAGTTCCTTGTATTGGAAGGATCACACATAGAGATAATTGATTCAAGGATAAGTGATGCTGGTTATGCAAATGCAAACACGAGATTTGGTTTGGAAGTTTACTCAGACAATAATCTTTTCCTGAACTCTGATTTCATCAACAACTACATGGGTTTGACATTCATTGGAGCAAATAATAACACTGTTGATAATTGCACTATTGCATACAGCGGAGCAGTAGGCCTCCAGATGTTATATGATAATTCTCAGAACAGGATATACAATAATGACATTTACAATTACTCTGATCCTGCCTATGGTTATGGGATTGACATGGAGTTTAATACATCAAATAATAATTTCAGCAGCAATAACATATACAATTTCAAGTATGGGGTATTCTTTTACAGCCAATGCAACGACAACACATTCAATAACAATGAAATACATCACAATGAGGAAGGGTTACATATTGAATCAAGTGAGGGGAATCAATTCTTCAAAGACACAATATCATACAATGAGGATCCTAATGCTGTGATTTTCCAGAGTGATAATACTTACTTTGAAGGATGCGGATTTTATAATGACACAAACCCATATGTTTTTGATAGGACAAATATTCAAGTAGTCAGCAGCAACAACACAATTTTCAACTCGAGCCATATTGGATCACACCTGCCAAACACAATAGCATATTTACTAGATGTTGAAACCAGCCCTGTAACTTACTTCTATGATTCCACCTTCTTTTCCACACAATATTATGCTTGGTTCACTGGAAACAGTGATATCTTTTTCATTAATGGTTCTATACCAACTACTTCCTCTGCTGTGTGGTTTGGAGATGACTTCTCAACAATGTATAGACAATATTATCTGGATGTCCAGGCAAATTATTCAGACAACTATCCTGCTGATAGTACTAACATAAACATAACTGACTCATTTGATTCTCTTGCTCATCAAGGAGTTACAGACTCCCAAGGTCAATTGTCTGATGTCGCCCTAACCTATTTTACAATTAACCATTCCAGTGGATACACTAATTACAATTATGCCTACTACTCCCCTTACACCATCTTCGCATCTAATGGAATCAATGCAGGCAATGACACTATCGGCCTGGCAGGCAACAACCAGTCCTTCATCACATTGTATGACATAACCCCCCCATCAATAACCCTTATCCACCCCATCAACCTCCTGACTGATATCAGGAACATCAGTTTCAGGTTCAGTGTCAATGACACAAGCTCAATAAAAAATTGCTCTCTTTACATCAACAGCACATATCAGTCATCTATCCAAGATCCGGCAACACAGACAACTCTCACAATAAACCAATCCCTGGGCTTAGGCGCTTACAATTGGAGCATCTATTGCATCGACGGATACAACAATTCAGCTTGGTCCAGCACAGCATTCTTCAACATCACTGACCAGGATTCGGATCTGATCATATGGGATGACTCTTCCTCGGCCACTTACCCTAACACGCAGATACACTTTTATGCAGATTATTCCAATCTCAGCGATGGCTCATCAATAAATGACTCGATAGGAGAATGCAGGATCTTATTCGCTGACCTGGATGGCACCATGGCATATGACAACATATCATTGATATATGGATTCAACAGGAGCTTCCCTGCAGAAGGGGATTACAGGTATGATATCGAATGCAACTCAACCATTTTCTTCCCGAGAAGCCTTTCCGGTGATCTCACAGTGAATAAGGAGCCTGTTGTCGAAGGCTCTGGCAGCAGAGGCGGGAGTTCTCCTTTGATGATGAAAGGAGGGACTGGCTCTGACAGCACCACAGGGAGCTATTTCGACCTCAGCGACTCGACTGCAAAGCAGGGCAGTTTCTTCAGGATAAACTTCAACGGCATCACTTATCATCTCAGCCTTCTGAGAACTGATGGGGTGAGCGCTTTCTTCATCCTTGAGGATGAGAGATTCAGCATTGAGAAGGGGGACAGCCTCGCTTATGATATTGACATGGACAGCGAGGAGGACATCATCATCGAGCTTGTTGATATTGTCGGCGACGAAGTCATTCTCAGGATTACGCCTGGAACAGGGGAGATGGATAAGGACCAGAGGATTGCAGAACCTGCTCAGCCAGGCAAGACTCCCCAGGGGAAAGTCGGCACAGGGGTTGTTGATGTCCCTCTGCCCGGACCTGTTCCTGAGAAGGACCCATTGATGGCGATAATCGGCATTGCAGTGATCTTTCTGCTCACGGGATCTGTCGGTTATTATCTGCTGTTCGTGAAGAAGATTGTTTAG
- a CDS encoding 1-acyl-sn-glycerol-3-phosphate acyltransferase, producing the protein MDHLPMNDGEVKQLSQDLMMDDSLVDKLSGYSGFDVGKDLSGVDNVCDFQRLSRRFLEIVLRKTSDGFTSSGIQDIDMSRGHLFVSNHRDIVLDPALLSLELGRHKHETAFNIFGDNLAGGLAGHLLRANRGYMLVRSGSGREKAGSFRDLSYFILDSIGLDHHVWIAQRDGRAKDGIDRTNPSLIKHLYSAHRAIPFDAFVSRLSIVPLAVSYEFDPCEMSKARELYLRDKHGSYEKSATEDLKSILLGLTDYKGRIHLSFGTPLKGMFETPRAVADEIDMQIRSGYLLFPSNHDAVRLKEDPQADVPLKRRISEYPAELQPFILDMYANPVYSKRRADAAR; encoded by the coding sequence ATGGATCATCTCCCTATGAATGATGGTGAAGTGAAACAGCTCAGCCAGGACCTTATGATGGATGACAGCCTGGTCGATAAGCTTTCGGGATATTCTGGATTTGACGTCGGCAAAGATTTATCTGGAGTGGACAATGTCTGCGATTTCCAGAGGCTGAGCAGGAGATTCCTGGAAATTGTCCTCAGGAAGACATCTGACGGATTCACCTCCTCAGGCATCCAGGATATTGACATGTCAAGAGGCCATCTTTTTGTCTCCAATCACAGGGATATTGTCCTTGACCCTGCCTTGCTGAGCCTTGAGCTTGGCAGGCATAAGCATGAGACAGCATTTAACATATTCGGGGACAATCTTGCCGGAGGACTGGCCGGTCATCTGCTGAGGGCGAACAGGGGATATATGCTTGTCCGTTCAGGGTCTGGCAGGGAGAAGGCAGGTTCTTTCAGGGATCTTTCATATTTCATTCTGGATTCAATAGGCCTGGACCATCATGTATGGATTGCCCAGCGGGATGGGAGGGCGAAGGATGGTATTGACAGGACAAACCCCTCGCTCATCAAGCATCTTTATTCTGCGCACAGGGCCATCCCTTTTGATGCCTTTGTCAGCAGGCTGAGCATTGTGCCTCTTGCTGTGTCCTATGAATTCGATCCATGTGAGATGTCAAAGGCCAGGGAACTCTATCTGAGGGACAAGCATGGTTCGTATGAGAAATCAGCCACAGAGGACCTGAAGAGCATCCTGTTGGGATTGACTGATTACAAGGGGAGGATCCATCTCTCATTCGGCACTCCCTTGAAAGGTATGTTTGAGACTCCGAGAGCTGTTGCAGACGAGATTGATATGCAGATAAGATCAGGATATCTCCTTTTTCCGTCAAATCATGATGCTGTCAGGCTTAAGGAAGACCCGCAGGCAGATGTGCCGTTGAAGAGACGCATATCCGAATATCCTGCTGAACTTCAGCCTTTTATTCTGGATATGTATGCCAATCCGGTCTACAGCAAGAGAAGGGCAGACGCAGCCAGGTGA